The Salinispora tropica CNB-440 genome has a window encoding:
- a CDS encoding S8 family serine peptidase, with translation MFVRPSARSRLGRLAVAFGALALGLSAQPALAASPPGASERATVAPELLDSSDSTSFMVYLRETAPLASTANLPAPDDRARAVHQLLTNTADRTQRGLRQLLDAERAEHTPYWIANAIQVHGDRALIDEIASRPEVERIEPIRSRPLIEPTPAEAEARIDAVEWGIAEIGAPQVWDEFGDRGEGIVVANIDTGVQHDHPALVSAYRGNLGGGSFDHAYNWFDPTGICSDSEPCDNNDHGTHTMGTIVGDDGGDNQIGVAPGARWIAAKGCEFTTCSDPSLLGAGQWILAPTDVNGENPRPDLRPDIVNNSWGGGGGDPWYQQTVDAWRAAGILPVFSNGNSGPSCGTAGSPGDYPNSYAVGAYGSNGAIAGFSSRGSGNELIKPNIAAPGVAVRSSVPGGGYAAFNGTSMAAPHVAGTAALIWSIAPSLRGDLPATEALLDRTARDVDDTTCGGTAEDNNVFGEGRLDAYAAVNEAPRGPVGRISGTVTSTDGGDPIVGATIDDGTRSVTTGTDGRYALTVPAGETTVEVTAYGYESQSDTLTVDEGGAVTRDFALVASPVVTVGGQVTDDSGHGWPLYAQVDIAGRPGEPVFTDPVTGEWSATVAGDNTYSITATPQYPGYHTVTREVPVDGDDATVDMAIPVEASCTAAGYTAAYGDPLLTEDFSGTTAPEGWSVVNRTEEGGWVFEDLGQRGNLTGGSGGFAIIDSDELGPGNSQDTDLVSPSVDFSETAAPVLRFRSDWRALGTSDSADIDVSTDGGETWTNVWHQTDSLRGPRVEEVPLTGAGGAPEAQVRFRFAGSFAWWWQVDDVALLNRSCNPAPGGLLVGTTSDQNTGDPLNGVTVTSVGQPEDQAVSAGTPDDPAESDGFYWLFSSLTGTHPFTATRTPYPPATEDVTIVADEVRRADIALAAGELTVSPTEVESHQPYGSTRSTRVTVKNTGTAPATVEVLERGGQFELLGQPGAPLREVTVKGISTAQTGTTYGDAPADAGPSADDSWTRVADLPTAVFDNTATSLDGKVYSIGGGTGSGTETKAWVYDPDADSWTELPELPSARAKPGVAAIGGKIYVTGGWGADGNPVATVDVYDPTSETWSTLDGVTSPAPAAAAGTAVAGGKIYLVGGCADSACTATDETVVFDPQAGAFTTAASYPYPVSWMSCGGIGAKVYCAGGSGGSTYGYQYDPATDTWDPIPDMPLDLWGSAHTTAGGMLVLAGGVTDNSNSLTNETVGYDPASGSWQDLPNVEFTRYRGAAACGAYRLGGSPAPFVGSAESERLGGLESCGDAAELPWLSTSPSSFTLEPGESRKVKVTLTATAEAGVDQPGQYTGELTFAADVPSSVPPVTVEMNVSPPSNWGKLQGTVTGVTCGGETVGVPATVRVNAAGSGAGYTLTADASGAYVWWLPKGRYDVIVAKDGWVPEIDRTRVKAGFVGTLDFSLEPSSDCTRASGI, from the coding sequence GTGTTCGTACGACCATCCGCGCGGTCACGCCTGGGGCGTCTGGCCGTCGCGTTCGGGGCGCTGGCGCTGGGGTTGAGCGCCCAGCCCGCGCTCGCCGCGTCGCCGCCCGGCGCATCGGAACGGGCAACTGTCGCGCCCGAGCTGCTGGACAGCAGCGACAGCACCAGCTTCATGGTCTACCTGCGGGAAACCGCACCGCTCGCCAGCACCGCGAACCTACCGGCGCCCGATGACCGGGCCCGCGCAGTCCACCAACTCCTGACGAACACGGCCGACCGCACCCAACGAGGCCTGCGGCAGCTGCTCGACGCAGAGAGGGCGGAGCACACTCCGTACTGGATCGCCAACGCCATCCAGGTCCACGGAGACCGGGCCCTGATCGACGAGATCGCGAGCCGACCCGAGGTCGAGCGGATCGAGCCGATCCGCAGTCGCCCGCTGATCGAGCCGACGCCAGCCGAGGCCGAGGCCCGTATCGACGCCGTCGAGTGGGGCATCGCCGAGATCGGCGCCCCCCAGGTGTGGGACGAGTTCGGCGACCGCGGCGAAGGCATCGTGGTAGCCAACATCGATACCGGCGTGCAGCACGACCACCCCGCCCTCGTCAGCGCCTACCGGGGCAACCTCGGCGGCGGCAGCTTCGACCACGCCTACAACTGGTTCGACCCGACGGGCATCTGCTCCGACTCGGAGCCCTGCGACAACAACGACCACGGCACGCACACGATGGGCACGATCGTCGGCGACGACGGGGGCGACAACCAGATCGGCGTCGCACCGGGTGCCCGGTGGATAGCGGCGAAGGGCTGCGAGTTCACCACCTGCTCGGACCCCTCGCTGCTCGGCGCCGGCCAGTGGATCCTGGCCCCGACCGACGTGAACGGGGAGAACCCCCGCCCTGACCTGCGCCCCGACATCGTCAACAACTCGTGGGGCGGCGGCGGCGGTGACCCCTGGTACCAGCAGACCGTCGATGCCTGGCGCGCCGCCGGGATCCTTCCGGTCTTCTCCAACGGCAACAGCGGCCCGAGCTGCGGCACCGCCGGCTCCCCGGGGGACTACCCGAACTCGTACGCCGTCGGGGCGTACGGGTCGAACGGCGCCATCGCCGGCTTCTCCAGCCGTGGCTCCGGCAACGAGCTGATCAAGCCGAACATCGCCGCACCTGGGGTGGCGGTGCGATCCAGCGTCCCCGGCGGCGGGTATGCCGCGTTCAACGGCACCTCGATGGCGGCCCCACACGTCGCCGGCACGGCAGCGCTGATCTGGTCGATCGCGCCCAGCCTCCGCGGGGACCTACCGGCCACCGAGGCGCTGCTGGACCGCACCGCCCGCGACGTTGACGACACCACCTGCGGCGGGACCGCGGAGGACAACAACGTCTTCGGCGAAGGGCGGCTCGACGCGTACGCGGCGGTCAACGAGGCCCCGCGCGGCCCGGTCGGCCGAATCTCCGGCACGGTTACCTCGACCGACGGCGGCGACCCGATCGTCGGGGCGACCATCGACGACGGCACCCGCAGCGTCACCACCGGCACCGACGGCCGGTACGCGCTGACCGTACCGGCTGGCGAGACCACGGTGGAGGTCACCGCGTACGGCTACGAGTCGCAGTCGGACACCCTCACCGTGGACGAGGGCGGGGCGGTGACCCGAGACTTCGCGCTCGTCGCCAGCCCGGTGGTCACGGTTGGCGGTCAGGTCACCGACGACTCCGGGCACGGCTGGCCGCTGTACGCCCAGGTCGACATCGCCGGCAGGCCGGGCGAGCCGGTCTTCACCGACCCGGTGACCGGAGAGTGGTCGGCCACCGTGGCCGGCGACAACACCTACTCGATCACCGCCACTCCGCAGTACCCGGGCTACCACACGGTGACTCGTGAGGTACCGGTCGACGGCGACGACGCCACCGTCGACATGGCCATTCCGGTCGAGGCATCCTGCACGGCGGCCGGCTACACCGCCGCCTACGGTGACCCCCTGCTGACCGAGGACTTCTCCGGCACCACCGCACCGGAAGGCTGGTCGGTGGTCAACCGCACCGAAGAGGGCGGTTGGGTCTTCGAGGACCTCGGCCAACGGGGCAACCTGACCGGCGGCAGCGGCGGGTTCGCGATCATCGACAGCGACGAACTCGGCCCCGGCAACAGCCAGGACACCGACCTGGTGAGCCCGTCGGTGGACTTCTCCGAGACCGCCGCACCGGTGCTGCGATTCCGCAGTGACTGGCGGGCACTCGGCACCAGCGACAGTGCCGACATCGACGTCTCCACCGACGGGGGCGAGACCTGGACCAACGTCTGGCACCAGACCGACAGCCTGCGTGGGCCGCGGGTCGAGGAGGTGCCCTTGACGGGGGCGGGCGGCGCGCCGGAGGCCCAGGTACGGTTCCGCTTCGCTGGCTCCTTCGCCTGGTGGTGGCAGGTTGACGACGTCGCCCTGCTCAACCGGTCGTGCAACCCGGCACCCGGTGGCCTGCTGGTCGGCACGACCAGCGACCAGAACACCGGCGACCCGCTCAACGGCGTCACCGTGACCAGTGTGGGTCAGCCCGAAGACCAGGCGGTCTCGGCCGGTACGCCGGACGACCCAGCGGAGTCGGACGGCTTCTACTGGCTCTTCTCCAGCCTCACCGGCACCCACCCGTTCACCGCGACGCGGACGCCGTACCCACCGGCCACCGAGGACGTGACGATCGTCGCCGACGAGGTACGCCGGGCCGACATCGCGCTCGCCGCCGGCGAGCTCACGGTCAGCCCGACCGAGGTGGAGTCACACCAGCCGTACGGCAGCACCCGGAGCACCCGGGTGACGGTGAAGAACACCGGCACCGCCCCGGCCACCGTCGAGGTGTTGGAGCGGGGCGGCCAGTTCGAGCTGTTGGGCCAGCCCGGCGCCCCGCTGCGCGAGGTCACGGTGAAGGGCATCAGTACGGCGCAAACCGGGACCACGTACGGTGACGCGCCAGCGGACGCCGGCCCGTCGGCGGACGACTCCTGGACCCGAGTCGCGGACCTGCCGACGGCGGTCTTCGACAACACCGCCACCTCGCTGGACGGAAAGGTGTACTCGATCGGCGGCGGCACCGGCTCCGGAACGGAGACCAAGGCCTGGGTCTATGACCCGGACGCCGACTCCTGGACCGAGTTGCCCGAGCTACCCAGTGCCCGGGCGAAGCCGGGCGTCGCGGCGATCGGCGGCAAGATCTACGTGACCGGCGGGTGGGGCGCGGACGGCAACCCCGTCGCCACCGTGGACGTCTACGACCCGACCAGCGAGACCTGGAGCACCCTGGACGGAGTGACCAGCCCCGCGCCGGCCGCCGCCGCCGGGACCGCCGTCGCCGGAGGCAAGATCTACCTGGTCGGCGGCTGCGCCGACTCAGCCTGTACCGCGACCGACGAGACGGTGGTGTTCGACCCGCAGGCCGGGGCCTTCACCACCGCCGCGTCCTACCCGTACCCGGTCTCCTGGATGAGCTGCGGTGGCATCGGGGCCAAGGTGTACTGCGCCGGCGGCTCGGGGGGCAGCACCTACGGCTACCAGTACGACCCGGCAACCGACACCTGGGATCCGATCCCGGACATGCCGCTGGATCTGTGGGGCTCGGCGCACACCACGGCGGGCGGGATGCTCGTGCTGGCGGGCGGCGTCACCGATAACTCCAACTCGCTGACCAACGAGACGGTCGGCTACGACCCGGCGTCCGGAAGCTGGCAGGACCTGCCGAACGTCGAGTTCACCCGGTACCGGGGGGCCGCGGCGTGTGGGGCCTACCGGCTCGGCGGCTCACCCGCCCCGTTCGTCGGGTCGGCGGAGAGCGAGCGGCTCGGCGGGCTGGAGTCGTGCGGCGATGCGGCGGAGCTTCCGTGGCTGAGCACCTCGCCATCCAGCTTCACGTTGGAGCCGGGCGAGTCCCGCAAGGTGAAGGTGACTCTCACGGCCACCGCTGAGGCCGGGGTCGACCAGCCCGGGCAGTACACCGGCGAACTGACGTTCGCGGCCGACGTGCCGTCCTCGGTCCCGCCGGTCACGGTGGAGATGAACGTGTCCCCGCCGAGCAACTGGGGCAAGCTCCAGGGCACGGTTACCGGAGTGACCTGTGGTGGGGAGACGGTCGGCGTACCAGCCACGGTACGGGTGAACGCGGCCGGCAGCGGCGCCGGCTACACCCTGACGGCGGACGCCTCCGGCGCGTACGTGTGGTGGCTGCCCAAGGGCCGCTACGACGTGATCGTCGCCAAGGACGGTTGGGTGCCAGAGATTGACCGCACCCGGGTCAAGGCAGGGTTCGTCGGGACCCTCGACTTCAGCCTGGAACCCTCGTCGGACTGCACGAGAGCAAGCGGCATCTGA
- a CDS encoding winged helix-turn-helix domain-containing protein translates to MAVRERVLRRLDGVGPVLSCADLAELRVMLFPEPPSGQDRGAGPPETPVSYGELVVDPPGHLVTWRGRPLALTRTERRLLTRLVTPPVRLWSYERLFAAVWGGAYLGDTAILHSAIKRLRRKLRLLSGGPRVLTVRGVGYRLVLGSDDSGG, encoded by the coding sequence ATGGCCGTGCGCGAGCGTGTGCTGCGTCGGCTCGACGGAGTGGGGCCGGTGCTGAGTTGTGCTGATCTTGCGGAGCTGCGGGTGATGCTCTTTCCCGAGCCTCCTTCCGGGCAGGACCGGGGCGCCGGCCCACCGGAGACCCCGGTCAGCTATGGCGAGTTGGTGGTTGACCCGCCGGGACATCTGGTCACCTGGCGAGGCCGCCCGCTGGCGCTGACCCGGACCGAACGGAGGCTGTTGACCCGGTTGGTGACCCCGCCGGTCCGGCTCTGGAGCTACGAGCGACTCTTCGCCGCGGTCTGGGGCGGCGCCTACCTCGGCGACACCGCGATCCTGCACTCGGCGATCAAGCGGCTCCGGCGCAAACTGCGCCTGCTCTCCGGTGGCCCACGGGTGCTGACGGTGCGCGGGGTCGGCTACCGGCTTGTCCTGGGCTCCGACGACTCGGGCGGGTGA
- a CDS encoding MBL fold metallo-hydrolase has product MTSEDLQFTVLGCATPYPSVDNPCSGYLVTGGGARVWVDAGSGTLAQLQRHVRLDELDAIWISHLHADHSADLLTAYYGALYADIQLAAPIPLYGPPGIADRLAHFLTNTATRSPIESAFAVEELHDGHRVEVGALTLTSQAVAHGIPAFALRVDNAGRSLVYSGDTAPCPGLTSLARGCDVLLCEAESAQAPSAGEQVHHTPEDAGDTARLAEARRLIVTHIGRFLTPQQAVTRASTRFDGPIDHAAPGATHPVDRVVTPR; this is encoded by the coding sequence ATGACCAGCGAAGATCTTCAGTTCACGGTTCTGGGTTGTGCAACGCCGTATCCGAGTGTGGACAATCCTTGTTCCGGCTACCTGGTGACGGGTGGGGGCGCCCGGGTGTGGGTGGATGCGGGCAGTGGGACGCTGGCTCAGCTGCAACGACATGTCCGGTTGGACGAACTGGACGCCATCTGGATCTCGCACCTGCACGCTGACCACAGCGCCGACCTCCTGACCGCCTACTACGGGGCGCTGTACGCCGATATCCAGCTCGCGGCTCCGATCCCGCTGTACGGCCCGCCCGGCATCGCCGACCGATTGGCGCACTTCCTGACCAACACCGCGACCCGCAGCCCGATCGAATCTGCCTTCGCCGTCGAGGAGCTACACGACGGGCATCGGGTGGAGGTCGGCGCGCTGACGTTGACCAGCCAGGCGGTGGCGCACGGTATCCCCGCTTTCGCTCTGCGTGTCGACAATGCGGGCCGGTCGTTGGTGTACTCCGGAGACACGGCCCCCTGTCCTGGCCTGACGAGTCTGGCCAGGGGTTGCGATGTGCTGCTGTGTGAGGCCGAGAGCGCGCAGGCTCCGAGCGCGGGGGAACAGGTTCACCACACGCCGGAGGATGCCGGTGACACTGCTCGGTTGGCCGAGGCGAGACGCTTGATCGTCACACACATTGGGCGGTTCCTCACCCCGCAGCAGGCAGTGACGCGTGCCTCGACCCGGTTCGACGGTCCCATCGACCACGCCGCCCCCGGTGCCACCCATCCGGTTGACCGAGTCGTCACCCCCCGATGA